Below is a window of Rhipicephalus sanguineus isolate Rsan-2018 chromosome 9, BIME_Rsan_1.4, whole genome shotgun sequence DNA.
GCTCACGCATGTTTAGGATGGAACTGCTGTACTGAACAAGCGGTGAAgggcaggctagttggtacatgattTAAAGAAGGAATAAACAGCGCAGATACGGTTCCCGCGAATAAACAGCACCCTTCCTAGTGTGTTTCCTTTGCTACATACCGTATCTGTGCTGTTTATTCCTTCTTTAGAACTACCGTAAGTGATGAAAAATTGCTGAACAGGAAATGTTActcgagccgacatttcgacatgGCGTGGGCGAATACGCAAGCACTTCAAATAGTCGAATGAATATTGCAGTATTCGagttcgcttcgacatgaatttaagttatttgaaatttcgaagtattcgaaagaaTGAATAGATGTATTTGACCGCATGTTACCctgcctgtaaaggtggtttcctGCAGCGTTGAGGTGCGATGCCGTGAAACCAgttatccaggggaaatccacacTGTCGCGAAACCACACTTCAAGAATAAATGTGCATATTACCTTCACCTTaattaataatttttttaaagttttaAAGCTTGTTATATGCAGTTAGTATAGCAAATtctaaaacgtaacgtattttaccgTTTGCAACTTGCACCTTTACTGctcttcaaagttgcttccacttcacttcgaaccgaaaaagtgacattcgcacatgcctaAGTCCAGTTCTTAAAAGTATTGTGcaagttgggtcatgacagaaatgcttatttttctttatatatgtggtatatgctattccaactattcgattcgaaattgtTAGAACAAATAACTATTCACTTTGAACTACAGATttactatttgcccatccctgatatcaacaagtggacttgtcttcgtcaccGCAGTGATTTGCTGCCCCAGTCACGAGAATTGTAGAAAGACAAGTCACGAGAATTGTAGTGTGTCCAGGCTTCTTCTACGAGTGCTGTTAGCCGATTTGATCCCTGCTAGCGTCATCTCATCTTTAGGAACCAATCAATGATTTCCCATGAAACTTTGATCACTTGTTGAAATTTCTCACGATCTCTTTCAGGAAGCATAATCAGGTGCATGCGACGACTGGAGGAACTGTTGCGGCAGATAATTCAGGCTGCAAAGTGCATAGGGAACACGGAACTGGAAAACAAGTTTTCAGAAGGTAAGTGTCATGCTTTCAACGCGTAgtcgattaaaatttttttttaacttcaatATTTTTGAGCCAGGGTGGTTGATCTGTCTTTAGCAATATCCTGGTATGATCATGCCGTAGAGGAAACGATGTCGACCTATTCTTCTCCTTAGGTCATAGACATTGCCACGGCAGCACTCCCTTGAAAGGCAattgaacccgcatatatcgaacccacatttaacgaattattgtgtatataGAAGAGTTGTACAATCCCCTTTGAATAATTTCGATGTAtgaaatattttatatatatcgAATTACCTATACATAGAACTTTcttgtgatccccttcagattcaATATATCCGAGTTTGATTCTGTATGTTGTCCTTTTATACAAGACAGGAAAGGTGAAGCGTTTCAAATGCAATTTTTGACAATGTCCAAGGCATTCAGTATAACTGATTTAATAGAATAGCTGTGCCTAAAAGTAAAAGACCTGGGCTTGTTGATGAGGCATACGTCACTGAACAGCGTGGAGAAAAACAGgatgaaaaaacagcgttttatAGATGTCACATCCTCTCTCTAGTGCTTACTCATTCTGTCATTTCTGAATTTGTTCAATAAAACTGTGATTGCTTTTATGTAGTATATTGTAATCGATGAGATAGTGCAGTGCTCACGCATTGCATGGGACTAGACTAATTGAACAAGATGTGTTGAGAGAAAGATAATGTCGACAAAGTTTAGAATGGCATCAGGGAAAAATGGCAAAGATGGAAAAGTATGCCTTGGTTTCTATGTCTGATTTGCTTGTTACAAAATTAGCATTGTAACTGTTCTATTTTAGCAAAGCCTGTGGTTTTTATATCGCAGGTGGCCAGCATGACCAGCCATGTTCTAGCATAAATGTGCAAATACTCAAAAAAGCCTGAAAGGGGGTCTCTTGACAATGGAGGTTTTATTTGACCGTTTTCTGAAAAACATGTCAACTTGAAGAAAAGTTAGAACAATTTTCTCACCCATCTTTTCAGGCCATAGAGAGTgcatttgttgaaaaaaaaaaactgaactatTATTTGACTAAAATCTTAATTACTATAGTAATTAATTGTTAAGTAATTTACTGAGCTGgaaaattggaaaaaaaagaaatactgcgCTCGCTTATACAAGTAAACAAACGTGGTGTGTTTCTTAGCATGTGTGCCACGTTTTCCACCTCTTTACGCAATTGTGTTGTGTGTTTTTCAGCCGTCAAGCTCATCAAGAGGGACATTGTGTTTGCAGCCAGCTTGTACCTATAGTGATGACGTCCATTACAGAAGCGAACTGCACATGCTTTTAATTACTAAAATCTGTACAATAATACAAGTATGCTACACAGACAAGCTGGCGAGTGGGGCCTTAGTGTGGCTGTGGCACGTGGCCATCAACGTAGAAGTTGCGTGTCGCCTGCGGCAACGTCACCTCCATCCCTTCCAGGTCCTTGGTCAACACGATCTGGCATCCTGTAAATAATAAACAATCAACATCTGCAATTGTTTCCTTATATGTGCGACAGCATGTGTTGGCACATACCCCAACGATTTTTGAACGACCTTGAGATAACATGTATACTTGCGTACTATGGGCACTGGCTTAATTATTGCTGGTAGTATTTGCTTACTGTTGACAAATGCTGGCTACATGATGGCAAGTGTTGGCAAATGCCTACACTTAACCATCAATATCATCTTCGTTAATTCTTAATTGCACACATTTGTGAATCGATTATGCATTGTCTTCTAAGTAGAAATGAAATGAATGCTGTGAAATACAGCAAGCATACGAAACGTTCACATTTCAAGAATTGATATTCTTgaatatacatacatataataAGCATGTGTGTGTGGTAGGGTAGCACAAGATTTCACATACAATATGAGGTGCATGTCGAACAACTCGACTGCATTGTTGAGCTCTAGGCAGAAAATGGAAGCGTGGTGTGCCAGCACGATAATGGTGTATATTTTCTAATTAAAATTCTTCAGACATACTGTGTGTTTATCGACGATGTCGTGTTTACCTCTGGCGTCTAAAAATTTAGCAAATCAACCTTTAACAGTTTATGGACATGTTGATTGTAGCAATATTGTATAATGCTTTTCAATGACAATTGTTTTACCTTTGCTTTTAATTAACACATTTATTTTTGTAGTACTGCTCGTGTTTGTGATTCGCACCGAAATGCAACGCtcttcataattgtaaagctagctttcctgcggtgcagttagcccaactaatggtCACTTGTCACTTCTGtagaaaatgtagactcggctctcctGACATAAACACGTGTAATGGACAAGCCCCAGCTAAGGCACCTAGGAGGACCTCTCTACTTGAAGCCCGGCAGGTGCCACCATTAGTTGCGTGAATATGCAGCACAGGGAAGCACACTtgtggattatgaaaagggtctacagAGCACCACATTGTCTACGGTATTCCATAAATTAATACACTTGTggattagcttttttttttaactataatGCCATTAAGTCCTTTGAGAACTGTTACTAACATAAGGCATACACAAATTTTCATATTTTCTCTTCCAACTTCAATATAAGCTCAGATGCTTAATAAAATGCCTACGTGCTGTTACGGAAGCGGCTTCTAGCTATGCTAATACCCAAACATGGTGGCCATGGTGGCGTCAACACTTCATTGTGGTCGTTTCCCAGCAGATCATcgcttttatttgtttttatctCCGCACGATGCCACTGTCACAAGGTCACGTGTCTCGATTGCATCGCGTCCAGGTGCCCCAGccttggcgtagccagaggggggggggtttcaaacccACCCCCTCCCCCAAATTTTTATATTTTGAATGTAcgcgtacacatacaaacacacgtacaTCATAAAAATAGGGTACCCCATCCCCttaaataaatttctggctaggcCCCTATGTGCTAGCACAGATTTAATATAACCAAATGTGCCAGTACCAAACGTGACACCTACGGTGACGTCATTGCAACTATCCATGAAATTCCAATACCTCCTTACCAAGCCTGGAGTTCTCTTTGAGGAATGGCGCCAGGTCCAAGAGGTCGTCCTCTCTAAAGACGAAAGAGATAAGATTAATGTATTTCGCGCTTTGAGATTGCGATAAGTTACAAGcagtaagaaaagaaagaattatcGGTGTGTTACTTTTCATCGGGTTCTGGCAGCTTGTCGTAGTAGTCCTCCCTCACGTACACGTGACAAGTCGTACACGCTAGAGAAGCTTCGCAAGCGCCTGTGATGATAAAAATAACGCTTGCGTTAATAGATCCTGTCACAACGTTATTGTCTGCGTCCTTGCACAGGAGGCAGACAATGCGACGATGGAGCCGATTTACAGGGCCTGTTCGTAAAGTAATGAGATAGGATCTAGTAAAAGTAATTGATAGTCCTCGTCGGTTATATTACTAACATTCTTCAAGATAGACTCCTTGGGCGTCGATACACCGCCTGCAACGCGATTCCCACGCTGCGAATGCTCCCTAAAAGTCAGCTGCCGTGACCTCTTTCCAAGATACTGTGACAGCCCGTTGGAAGATGGGAACACATCAGGGCTGATGCAGCCCTGATGCGAGCCCGGCAGACTTCTTCCTGTtcccaaagctcaagagaagcctgaaaggtcatAGTTTTGACGGTGTTCCCGTCTTCCAACAAGCTGTCGCAGTATCTGAAAGAAATCACAGGAGCTGGCTTTTAAGGAGCATTTGCAGCATGGGAATCGCGTTGCAAGCGGCGTATCGACACCCAAGGAGACTATTTTGAAGAATCATATGTACCGATGAGATCAATAACTTTTTACCAGACCCATTCTCATTACTTTGCGGACAGACCCTGTATATAGTGGAACGTAAACTTCATTACGACCCGCGACCGCTGTCCGTACCTTCCATCTCGATGCCATGGCGATGAGCTAAGTACAACAGGTTGTCGCCAACTTTGCCCCGTACCGCCACTTTCGATCCATCTTTTTTGACATAGGTGATATTGACCCTGCggagtgcaatactgaactgtaAGTACCGCACCCATGAAGTATGAACAGAAAGTACCGTAAGCAATCGCGTCGTACTACTCACACTTCGTCATCGGACTTTGGATCCTTCCATTCGTAGCGCACCTCGCATTGAGAGACTGAAAATACAGATGCAAGCAAACAGCATTAATCATGCGTCAAAACTTCCGAGAGCGAAGTTAAAAGGTTACGAAACTTAACAAGTGCTTTTCCTCACTGTTGCTTGTGCACAACCATCGTCGCGCCAGTGAGCGAGTTGATCTCAAGCGCTCTCTGTGCAAAAGAGATACACTGGCAGGCAGAGGTAGATGTCTAACGACGTTGTAATGTATACGCGACAGATATTTATTAGCCAGGGAAATCATGCTGGCCTTGTTTCATCGCCGACCTAGTCACGAACTAGCTGCTTTCTGTTCCATGTTTATTGCTctcctgggcgccgccatattaaATTACAGTTTCGCAGCAAATAAATATTTTGAAATCTTTTTTATGAACAAAAAATATATTAATTGCGTAAAATAAAACAGTTTAAATATTTTTAATTAGTTCACTATCGGTCGTGCGTCAAAATTGATAAATGTAACGTTTTACTGCAGGCCAATCCCGTTGCTCCTTTTCCTTCAGCGCCCATTAATGGCAGACGCCATCGGCAGCCATCGGTCGCAAGGTGTCGGACATGCGGCAGTCGGGCGGCTTGTGTGATCTTGTGTTGTGGTGGTGGTCAGGCCGCGTTTGTggagccgccgcggtggccttGTCGGTCCTGACACCATGAATCGGCTACAGCGGACAACGACGTGACGAAGTCGTCGATTCCTCGGCTTTTAAAAGTCCGAGCTGAGGGCTTGCCCGGGCGCGGCGGCGGTAGtgcggtgcgtgtgtgtgtttgttgacCCCCGCAAAAGGAGGAACATGGCGGCTGGTTCTTCCGAATTTCGGGACCTCCGGAGGATCTccgctctcgtcttcgtcctcctGTGCTTCGACTGTGGTGCGCGGTGTGCCGCTGGCGGCGACGCCCCGAAGCCCTCCATAAAACTGTTTGGGAACATTGGCAAGTTCGCGAACCGCTCCGGTGTGCACGAGTTTCTCAAGAGTAACTTGTTTCTCGCGTCGCTCGCCAAGGAGTCTTCGGCGTCTTCGCTCGCCGCGGCGGCCGAAAGTGCGACTTCGGATCGGCAAGATGCGATCGCGGACAGCATATACCTGCAAGTGGAAGCGCGTTCGCTCGGATCTCACCTTCGCAAGATCAGCAACGAGGAGCTAGGAGTCACGGCTATGCAGGTGAGCGACCCTCTATCCGTGGCGCTAGGCGCTGTGTCGTCGTTGTTCGGTGCCAAGATTTTTGTTTCGGGAAGCGACTAACGAGCAAAACGTTCGGACGCCTCGAGCTGCCAACTTCCGTACACAAAACGCACGGCGGTTCTTTTGGGGGACGCTGTACCGGGGTATCTTGTCGGGTAAAACGCGACGGTGTGAACGATCACTGTGCGCTGCTTTCGTTTACCGGCGCGACGGCTGCTGTACGGATTTCGGCGCCTGACAAGCGGCGCCGGCAATTTCCTGAATGGAGTCGATTACCGTTTGCGGTGCGGATGCTGCGTCGAGCCTCTCATATTTCTATTTTActtttcctgcttttctttttttgggcgTCGCTTGCCTGGCTGTTCTTTTTATGgtgacatcctttttttttttctttttgcgatctTCACCGCCGTAGCACTTATTGATTGGAAAGCCGCTCCTACGTGTACAGTCACGTTTTCGCGCTCCTTGCGACGCACGTGCCAGCTACCCCGTGATCGTGTTATGTTTTTTGGTAGTGTGCTTCAAGTGCTACGTGCCTCGTCGTTCACTTTCGGAAATGACCTTACTGGGCACATCGGATCTCCGAGCATTTTGCCGAACGACCCGATTATAACGGGGATCGCAGCTTTTCTGCGATCCCCGGGCCAAAGCACCATCCCTGCCGAATAAACCTTCCATCGCCATCTGCTTACCGTCGATTTCATTTCATCCCGAGAACTCTCTAATGCATCGGAGAAACCAACCGATCAGTGAACCCGGTGTCCCATTTTCCGATACAGGGCAGCATCTAAACGAAGTACAAGTGTGTATTGCTAAAATTACCAATGTGGCGACTCGCTGCCCCAGCttacttcgtgtttttttttcgtggtttggGTGGTGGTGCGTCGAGCGATTTCTATATATCGAAGTTACCTCTATAACGAAGTTTCCACGGCCCTTTCCCGTTTTGCCGTACGGTTGCTCCGGCGTATCGTAACTTGTTTCATGTCGAATTCCTTATTGCTTGCAGTCTTATTTCCGTGTTTATTTTCTCCTTCCCGCCTTCGTGGAACGCACTTTTGCTTTCGCATCCTCACTGTCGCCGTTTAAAGAGCCTCGCAAGTCACGCTGTATCGCCAACAGGAGGATCTTTAAAtggagagaatctttgcagcgagtGCGCGTCGATGGGATTGCCTGCGGTCGGCGTTGCCGGCTTCTTTATCGAGGATAGCGGGCCGATATCGACTCGTCCTCTCCAGCCTCCTCGAGCGAACAAAAAGAGCGTGTTTGCCCATCGCGATCGTGTTAGAACCTGCCTGGCACGTCTCCGAGAGGAAGGAGACCGAACTAATGTCAGAGGCTGGCGATGATACAGCGTTGGCTATCCCAAAGATCCACCTGCGCCTAGTAGTGAGAAATATTTTGGGGCTGGCAGGTGATGAGGCGGACCATGATCACGCGCTCCCTATCTCAAGAAAGACGCATAAAGGTCGCGTCTTTTTCTGAGGTATTGCTTGTCCATGCACCCTGCCCTAGTCTGTAAAACGATTGCTTGTGTAACAAATAGTAAACAATATGTGTTGCTGTTCAGACACCATGTCATCACAGCCGAAATACTAATCTCTCTGTTACGAGTTAGCATACCTGCTCATATCTCAGAAACTTGCTGTCCTGGCTTCGAAGTTATTTTCACAGCCAAGACCTTTTCATTTCCAGGATCAAGAGCGAAGAACTTGTTGATGAAAACTGCACCAGTGAAAGGGACATAGGAGTGACAGGAAAGACACTCTTTTCTACGTCTTTCCTGTCAGTTCCATGCTCTTGATCCTAGAAATGTcacaccagctagcccaactgtTCACACTTCTACCTTTTCATTTGTTGCTCATGCCGTTGATAAGCGCGAGTCCCGCAAGATAGACCTTGGTGTCTGGATTGAGCTTTTCAGGATTTATGGCTCAAAGCCATCGTAGTCACAGGCATCAAAGTTCACTGGCTCAATAAGAAGGCAGTGCAGGACTAACGCCAACTTCTCGTGAAGCCAATGAAACGAGCAGGGGATATCGTGAAAGCTCGAGGATTGTTGTAAAACAAAGCACCGTGTTCACTGCAATTGGAGTGGAATACTTTACGCCAGTACCTTGCACCAGCAGGGAACTTTACAGGTGAATTGCTTTGCCAGAGCTTGCTTAACATGGTGATACCATTCCTGCATGTGTTAGCTGCACCTTAATGACTACTGCATAGAAGTGTTAGGTGAACGTTTCAGCTAGTTGGTGGGTTATCCCGACTGCGCTTGGAACATGAGGCTAAACATTGACATGGAAAGCACAGTTCatcttgtttcttgtatctctgccTGTCTTTAAAAGCATTCCTTGCACTTTAAGCATACTTGTAGCCCCTGTAGGGCTCTCTCCAAATGTAAGTAAGGTTGCCTCCACcacactatagtcgggtacaactttagaaaaaaggagaggccccgcccatatgaccgaagcgcggcagccgattgcctccgcggcaaagaaatagtcccgcttcttctccttgagcggaggcaccggccgtccggctcgtgacgtcagtctagagcgcgcgcccattggtggaagcgcgtgtgcatccgcctttgaggtgcaaatgccgcttttttctaaagttgtacccgactatagtcaggcacgtaggcaagggggggggggccggggggcccgggccccccccgaaattcgtccagccttttatgttcccgggcaacttttttttctttttgccatgaaaagactttctttcgaatatttaggccttgagcccccccccccccccccccccccgaaaaaaaatcctggctacgtgcctgacactAGTCACAAGTGTGCCTTTAGTGACTAGCGAAGCACCTTTGAAATCTTAACGCTTGCCATCCGAACTTCAACTATCACCAAGTTCATTAGAAGCACACACGTAGCGGGGAAGCGGGCCATAGGTTCAAACTGTATTCCCCGTTACATGTGTGCTTTCAGTGAACTCGGTGATAATTCAAATCCAGATGAAAGCAAGCCATTTCACTCTTTCTCTGACACCTTGGGTATCTCTGCATATtagggtgaaagccttagatagcctcatcaaacgcgaaaattgactgttggCGGCATCAGCTCGAGTGATGTAAGAgatcatcgtgtgatgacgtcacttatgacatcatcatgacatcaaAAATCACCCatttgtgatgtcatcgtgacatcacataacatgacgtcatatgatgatgtcactacatgacattgtcacatggtcagaggtgggccgatcatggaggcagtgcaaaacctagTTAGATGCAGTTAGATGCCTCTGGGTGGTTTTGGGGCCCTTTACAACTGAAGGCAAACGGCACATCTTTCTTTGCAAtgaggcatacagcatagagttCAGTATTGGTTTCACTAATGAAAAGCACAAAACAAGCATTAAAACCTCATGATGGgcgataaggcgcctgtgaacaatgggaacagccGCCCACACGTTCccagtaaagattaggttgcagctgctttgcacttcacacgagggcctCAAATGACATCAAATTGGCCTTTCCTTCCCCCGCGTGTGTTTACCGCTTTCATGTGTAAAAGGGAGAcctgtctagcaactcattcagttctgCCAGAGTACAAAACACATTTGATTAATGTCCAATGCACCATTTCATTTAAATACACATAGCTGAGCCATGCTAAATGTTGTGCTCTTTTGGCGCAGCTGTCCCATGATATAGTTAAACCATGTTACATAAGAAAAATTTTTAGAGGCATATATATGTCACATGCTGATATTTGACAGaaatttttttgtttacttttattgAACTTCAGTTCAAATGAAACTTGTGCTGTCGTTATTGTGGAACTTGCTGGCTCTTGCACTGTTGGCTATGCAATACAGACTGATTATACCAATGGGATACTGGGGTGCTTGGTGGATATCTCTGGAGATCAGTTGAAGGATAGGTGATTTGCAATTGTTGCATTTCGCTGTCCACACACCATTAATGAGAAGCGTGTGAAGTTCTATGTTTTGATCGGCTTCCTAGCACAGTGATAAGCATTAAGGACTGTTCATGAGATTCATAGTGGCCCTTGACTGTCTTTTATGCATCAACCAACTTCACTGGGATATTTTTGGTAGATCACCCATCGGAGCACAATGAAAATGACTTGTGATAGTGAACTCAAGTCTTGTTTTACTCGTATAGCATGCGTATAACAGATGCTATAGTTTGTTATGGAGTCTCGGGTATTAAAGCATTGTCAACACACAGCCTGAGAAACAGCATTGCTCATGCGTCCCCTTTTTGTGCAGGGAATCTATGACGAGCTGCCGTTCACCACTGACAACTTTGATGCGGCCAAGCAGCTTGATGAGGTAAGTTGATCCCGTTTCCCGTTGTTTCT
It encodes the following:
- the LOC119404905 gene encoding adrenodoxin-like protein 1, mitochondrial isoform X2 gives rise to the protein MISLANKYLSRIHYNVVRHLPLPASVSLLHRERLRSTRSLARRWLCTSNISQCEVRYEWKDPKSDDEVVNITYVKKDGSKVAVRGKVGDNLLYLAHRHGIEMEGACEASLACTTCHVYVREDYYDKLPEPDEKEDDLLDLAPFLKENSRLGCQIVLTKDLEGMEVTLPQATRNFYVDGHVPQPH
- the LOC119404905 gene encoding adrenodoxin-like protein 1, mitochondrial isoform X1 codes for the protein MISLANKYLSRIHYNVVRHLPLPASVSLLHRERLRSTRSLARRWLCTSNSEEKHLLISQCEVRYEWKDPKSDDEVVNITYVKKDGSKVAVRGKVGDNLLYLAHRHGIEMEGACEASLACTTCHVYVREDYYDKLPEPDEKEDDLLDLAPFLKENSRLGCQIVLTKDLEGMEVTLPQATRNFYVDGHVPQPH